AGGATTCCGATGGATTGAGAGTATTGTAGGTGGGCTTATTTTTATTATCCTAGCCTGCTTTGCTTATGAAATTGTAATTTCAAAACCTGCTTTTAATGAAATTCTGGGTGGGCTAGTTCCGCAAAAAGAAATTATTCAAAATCCTGCCATGCTTTATATTGCCATTGGGATTTTAGGAGCTACTGTAATGCCACACAATCTATACTTACATAGCAGTATTGTACAGACCAGAGATTACACCCGTGATACTGAAGGAAAGAAAGAGGCTATTAAATTTGCAACTTTAGATAGTACAGTATCATTGATGTTGGCATTTTTTATCAATGCAGCCATTTTAATCCTGGCAGCAGCCACATTTCACACTACAGGAAACGAACATGTAGCTGATATTCATGACGCTTACCAGATGCTAACCCCGATTTTAGGAGCATCAATGGCAAGTATTGCATTTGCGATTGCTCTATTGGCTTCTGGACAGAACTCCACGCTTACCGGAACTTTAGCTGGCCAGATCGTCATGGAAGGCTTTTTAAATATTAAACTAAAACCATGGCTGCGAAGATTGATTACAAGACTTATTGCTGTGATTCCTGCATTGATTGTTGCTATCCTTTACGGAGAAAAAGGAACAACGGAATTATTAGTTTTAAGCCAGGTAATCCTGTCTATGCAATTAAGCTTTGCTGTAGTTCCTCTTGTCATGTTTACCAATGATAAGGCTAAAATGGGTGAATTTGTGAATAAACCATTCTTGAAGTTTTGTGTATGGATTATTACCATTATTATCATTGTTTTAAATCTATATCTGTTGTATCAAACGTTTACAGGAGAGCAATAATCTGATATAGAAATTTCCAATATCCGAGATATCAAAGTTCAAATTTCAGAGTTGAGAGTATTGTATATTCAATCGTCTTAAGTCTAAAACTTGAACTTTTATTTTTTTCACCTCCTTTCTTCCATCTATTCGACTCTTATCTCTGAGCCTCGTACCGATATAGTCTTCCTTTTCTTGCTTATTTTTCTGCCTTAATGTCCTGTTTTTTCCTTTGGCAGAGTCTTTGCGAAACATTCATGTAAATAAATATTGAATTATGGAAAATCAGGATATTAACGAAGAAAGCATCAATAATCAGGAAGATAACAATGTTCAGAATGAGGCTACGGCTCAGGACAATGTGACAGTGGCTCCTTCTGCAGAAGAACTTTTGGCAGAAGAAAAAGACCGTTACATCAGATTATATGCTGAATTCGAAAACTATAAAAAAAGAACTTCTAAGGAGAAAATGGAATTCTTCCAATATGCCAATCAGGATATGATGGTTTCTATGTTGGGCGTTTTAGATGATTTTGAAAGAGCATTAAAAGAGATCGCTAAAAACGGAAACCCGGCTGATCTTCAAGGAGTAGAACTTATCTATCAGAAATTTAAAAATAAACTTACTGAAAAAGGATTAAAAGCTATGGAAGTGAGCGCTGGTGACAGCTTCAATGTAGATTTCCATGAGGCTATTACTCAAATTCCGGCTCCATCAGAAGAGTTGAAAGGGAAAATCGTAGATGTTATTGAAACAGGATATACTTTGGGTGATAAGGTAATCCGTTTTGCAAAAGTAGTAACAGGAAACTAAAATTCATAAATGATAGATGATGAGTGATAATTGATGAATGTTTCACTTATTAGCTTTACAATATCTTTTATCATTTATCAGTAATCAATTATACAATTGTCATGTCAAAAAGAGATTATTACGAGGTTCTTGAGATCAGCAAATCTGCATCTGCCGACGAAATAAAAAAAGCATACCGTAAAATGGCCATCAAATTCCACCCGGATAAAAATCCAGGGGATAAAGAGGCTGAAGAGAAATTTAAAGAAGCTGCTGAAGCTTATGAAGTACTAAGCGACGATCAGAAACGTGCCAGATATGACCAATTCGGTCACGCCGGAATGGGTGGAAATGGAGGTTTCGGAGGCGGAGGCTTCGGAGGCGGAATGAACATGGAAGATATTTTCAGCCAGTTTGGAGATATTTTCGGTGGTGGTTTCGGAGGATTCGGCGGTGGCGGCGGTGGTCGTCAGCAGGTGAAAGGTTCTAATTTAAGAATCAGAATCAAGCTGAACCTTGAGGAAATGGTAAACGGAACTCACAAAACCATTAAAGTAAAGAAAATGAAGATGGCGGAAGGTGCCACTTCAAAAACATGTCCTACCTGTAACGGTTCGGGTGTTCAACTTAAGGTAATGAACACTATGTTTGGTCAAATGCAGACTCAAACGACTTGTGGAACTTGTCAGGGTATCGGAAAGGTTGCAGATAAAATTCCTGCCGGGGCAAATGCTCAGGGTCTTGTAAAAGATGAAGAGGAAATCACAATCAATATTCCTGCTGGAGCAAGAGATGGAATTCAGCTTAATGTAAGAGGAAAAGGAAACGATGCTCCGTTTGGTGGTACTCCTGGTGATCTATTAGTGATCATTGAAGAGGAAGTTGATCAAACGATTAAGAGAGAAGGCGATAACCTTCACCAGGAATTGTATGTTTCATTTGCTGAAGCAGCTTTAGGAACGAAAAAAGAAATTCCTACAGTAGGTGGAAAAGTAAAAATTACCGTTGATCCAGGAACTCAATCTGGAAAAATCTTAAGATTAGCAGGAAAAGGTCTTCCAAGTATCGACAGTTATGGTAAAGGAGACATGTTTATTCACATCAACGTATGGACTCCGCAAAAGCTTAATAAGGAGCAAAAAGATTTCTTTGAAAAGCAAATGTCCAGTGGAGATATGGTTGCAGAGCCTTCCGGAAAGGAGAAAACTTTTTTTGATAAAGTAAAAGATTTATTCAATTAATATAATATAGAAAGGATTCCTACGGGAATCCTTTTTTCGTATATATCACAAAGCTTTAATTTAGTTCTCAAATAAATTAAAGCCATGAAAAAAGTATCAATTTGTCTTTTCATATTGTTAGTTACAATTACTTCTTGTAAAGATGAAAAATCACCACTCATTATTAAAGAAAATAAATCGGCGACTAAAAAGTATAATTTACCTAATGATGAATTTCGTGAAAAAATACTTTCTAAAATTAAACACGAAAACGACAAAAAGAAACTTGAAAAACTTTTACAAGATTTAGATAAAAAGAATTTAAGTTTTTGCAATTTTGTAAAAAATGAATTTAAAATAGATGATTCTTGCTATAGCGCTGCATTAAAAAGATACCCTGCCCCAGAAATGCAGAAAGAATTTATGAAAGTTCATAATGATATATATGAGATTGCTCAAAAAAAATATTTACAACAAATAGGTATAACTGATAAAGACGCAAACTTTTTAACAGTAGTATACTCTTTTGATCAAAATGTTCAAAAACTATGTGGTAAATACTAATAAAAAAACCTGCATGTTTTTGATGCAGGTTTTCTTCTATATGGTAGTGATAGTTTATTTTTTTGCAACTAAAGAATACATTCCTTTTCCTAAAGTGAAGACAGCAACCGCTGCCAATCCGCCAACAATTCCAAGCATAAGCTTTTTCAAAACATCCGGCCAAGTTGGAAGTAATCCATGAAAAAATTCTATTCTATGTAGAAAAATTTCACCAGCAACCATTACTAAGGCAATTGTTCCTACAACTCCTAATATTTTAATAACAATAGGCAAAGCCTTCACTAATATATGCCCAAGCTTTCCAAAAAAACCTTTATCGTTACTTTTCTTTATTAATTTAAACCCTGCATCATCCATTCTTACAATAAGAGCTACAATTCCATAAACTCCAACAGTCGCAATAAATGCAACCAAGCTCGTTACTAAAATCTGTGTAATGAAAGGATGGCTTTCTTCCAATACGGTTCCTAAAGCAATAATAACGATCTCGATTGATAAAATAAAATCCGTTGTAATTGCCGATTTTACTTTCTGTTTTTCTATTTCTTCTGAACTTTTTTCTTCTTCTACAATTTCCTCTATAACTTCATGCCCCTTTTTGTGACGATGAAAAAGAAATTCTATTATTTTTTCAACTCCTTCAAAGGCCAGATAGAATCCTCCAAGGATCAACACATAATTAATAGCCGGAGCATACAACCAATTGAGTAAAAAAACGATAGGAAGAATAATGAGTTTATTGATAAACGAGCCTTTTGTGATCGCCCATAATACCGGAAGTTCTCTGG
This is a stretch of genomic DNA from Chryseobacterium tructae. It encodes these proteins:
- a CDS encoding DUF808 family protein — translated: MASGFFAILDDIAALMDDVAVTSKIATQKTAGILGDDLAVNAEKATGFLSSRELPVLWAITKGSFINKLIILPIVFLLNWLYAPAINYVLILGGFYLAFEGVEKIIEFLFHRHKKGHEVIEEIVEEEKSSEEIEKQKVKSAITTDFILSIEIVIIALGTVLEESHPFITQILVTSLVAFIATVGVYGIVALIVRMDDAGFKLIKKSNDKGFFGKLGHILVKALPIVIKILGVVGTIALVMVAGEIFLHRIEFFHGLLPTWPDVLKKLMLGIVGGLAAVAVFTLGKGMYSLVAKK
- the dnaJ gene encoding molecular chaperone DnaJ, with product MSKRDYYEVLEISKSASADEIKKAYRKMAIKFHPDKNPGDKEAEEKFKEAAEAYEVLSDDQKRARYDQFGHAGMGGNGGFGGGGFGGGMNMEDIFSQFGDIFGGGFGGFGGGGGGRQQVKGSNLRIRIKLNLEEMVNGTHKTIKVKKMKMAEGATSKTCPTCNGSGVQLKVMNTMFGQMQTQTTCGTCQGIGKVADKIPAGANAQGLVKDEEEITINIPAGARDGIQLNVRGKGNDAPFGGTPGDLLVIIEEEVDQTIKREGDNLHQELYVSFAEAALGTKKEIPTVGGKVKITVDPGTQSGKILRLAGKGLPSIDSYGKGDMFIHINVWTPQKLNKEQKDFFEKQMSSGDMVAEPSGKEKTFFDKVKDLFN
- a CDS encoding nucleotide exchange factor GrpE, producing MENQDINEESINNQEDNNVQNEATAQDNVTVAPSAEELLAEEKDRYIRLYAEFENYKKRTSKEKMEFFQYANQDMMVSMLGVLDDFERALKEIAKNGNPADLQGVELIYQKFKNKLTEKGLKAMEVSAGDSFNVDFHEAITQIPAPSEELKGKIVDVIETGYTLGDKVIRFAKVVTGN
- a CDS encoding Nramp family divalent metal transporter, with product MNFNLKSAWRKDKTSHSLSEVYSSIKVPKKASFWRKYLAFAGPGLMIAVGYMDPGNWATDIAGGAQFGYTLLSVILISNIFAVVLQHLSVKLGVVAERDLAQACRDHFSPTTNFILWVFCEIAIAACDLAEVIGSAIALNLLFHIPLTWGIVITTVDVLIILLLQAKGFRWIESIVGGLIFIILACFAYEIVISKPAFNEILGGLVPQKEIIQNPAMLYIAIGILGATVMPHNLYLHSSIVQTRDYTRDTEGKKEAIKFATLDSTVSLMLAFFINAAILILAAATFHTTGNEHVADIHDAYQMLTPILGASMASIAFAIALLASGQNSTLTGTLAGQIVMEGFLNIKLKPWLRRLITRLIAVIPALIVAILYGEKGTTELLVLSQVILSMQLSFAVVPLVMFTNDKAKMGEFVNKPFLKFCVWIITIIIIVLNLYLLYQTFTGEQ